A stretch of the Streptomyces ortus genome encodes the following:
- a CDS encoding FAD-dependent monooxygenase has protein sequence MNEQVVIAGGGPVGLWLAAELRLGGVSVTVVEERTDIDQRSKALTVHPRTIEILASRGVHEPFLAEGLRIPGGHFAMLEQRLDFGVLDTPFPYTLALPQARSEELLAEHALALGATVLRGHRVGGFTEDADAVTVQVQGPDGPYELRAAYLVGCDGTRSTVRTAAGIDFPGTPSTVLGWLGDVVLDHPPRPGFGVFGLRGGLLVAPLPGGRYRLVGISPDSLTTESPGELTLAELRAKVVAITGEDYGMRDPVWLSRFGNATRLASEYRRGRVLLAGDAAHQHFPTGGVGMNVGIQDAHNLGWKLAATVGGRAPAGLLDSYHAERHPVGAQLMEHSRAQTALMTGFTPEGLDLRSFLSGMIATQPGFGGALAERLTALAVTYPASDAAAHPLTGSRAPDLAFTGSGSGLHGRLRADGHLLLDLTGGTSGQDRGPENVQPRNVLADRARPGLTVHAGSLDRPPAAWAPVRAALIRPDGHLAWIGTDPDDTALAAAADRALALTHGPATG, from the coding sequence GTGAACGAGCAGGTTGTCATCGCGGGCGGAGGTCCGGTCGGGTTGTGGCTGGCCGCCGAACTGCGGCTGGGCGGGGTCTCCGTCACCGTCGTAGAGGAACGGACCGACATCGATCAGCGCTCGAAGGCGCTCACCGTCCATCCCCGGACCATCGAGATCCTCGCCTCGCGCGGTGTGCACGAGCCCTTCCTGGCGGAGGGCCTGCGGATACCGGGCGGGCACTTCGCCATGCTCGAACAGCGGCTGGACTTCGGGGTGCTGGACACCCCGTTCCCGTACACGCTCGCGCTGCCGCAGGCCCGTAGCGAGGAACTGCTGGCGGAGCACGCGCTCGCACTCGGCGCCACCGTCCTGCGGGGGCACCGCGTCGGCGGGTTCACCGAGGACGCGGACGCGGTGACCGTACAGGTGCAGGGACCCGACGGGCCGTACGAGCTGCGGGCGGCGTACCTCGTCGGGTGCGACGGCACCCGCAGCACCGTACGCACCGCCGCCGGTATCGACTTTCCCGGTACGCCCTCCACGGTGCTGGGCTGGCTCGGCGATGTCGTGCTCGACCACCCGCCACGCCCCGGGTTCGGCGTCTTCGGGCTCCGGGGCGGGCTGCTGGTCGCGCCGCTGCCCGGCGGCCGTTATCGTCTCGTCGGCATCAGCCCCGACAGCCTCACCACCGAGTCGCCGGGGGAGCTCACTCTGGCGGAGTTGCGGGCCAAGGTCGTCGCCATCACGGGCGAGGACTACGGGATGCGCGACCCGGTGTGGCTCTCCCGTTTCGGCAACGCCACCCGGCTGGCCTCGGAGTACCGGCGCGGCCGGGTCCTGCTCGCGGGTGACGCCGCCCACCAGCACTTCCCGACCGGCGGTGTCGGCATGAACGTCGGCATCCAGGACGCGCACAACCTGGGCTGGAAGCTCGCCGCGACCGTCGGCGGCCGGGCCCCGGCCGGTCTGCTCGACAGCTACCACGCCGAGCGCCACCCGGTCGGCGCCCAGCTGATGGAGCACAGCCGGGCCCAGACCGCCCTGATGACCGGTTTCACCCCCGAGGGCCTCGATCTGCGGTCGTTCCTCAGCGGAATGATCGCCACCCAGCCGGGCTTCGGCGGGGCCCTGGCCGAACGCCTCACCGCGCTCGCCGTGACCTACCCGGCATCGGACGCGGCGGCCCATCCGCTCACCGGGAGCCGCGCCCCCGACCTGGCCTTCACCGGCTCCGGGAGCGGCTTGCACGGGCGGTTGCGCGCGGACGGTCACCTGCTCCTCGACCTGACGGGCGGCACATCCGGTCAGGATCGAGGCCCGGAGAACGTACAACCGCGGAATGTCCTCGCGGACCGGGCGCGGCCGGGGCTCACCGTGCATGCCGGGTCCCTCGACCGGCCGCCGGCCGCCTGGGCCCCGGTGCGCGCCGCCCTGATCCGACCCGACGGGCACCTCGCCTGGATCGGTACGGATCCGGACGACACCGCGCTGGCCGCCGCCGCGGACCGTGCGCTCGCCCTCACGCACGGCCCCGCGACCGGCTGA
- a CDS encoding GntR family transcriptional regulator has protein sequence MREDASGAVLKRERVRDFVLDLVESRSPGDAIPSERSLCARLGVSRPTLRAAVDELVAAGLLVREHGRGMFVAPEKITQELVSGRQTMTAPQASGAWSSRLLEFTTFAAGARVGRRLRMSPAAEIVYVARLRLVDGAPMAIEHLHIRADLVPTLSARELEAGDLYEHLREQHGVHVQEAVQAIEPTVVTRAEAELLDVPELSPALLFERLTSDTTGRPVEYVHSIYRGDRYRIVSRLTLDPSATEPATRLGHHPGIPPGDFAHRETIASSTRGDIQAGQ, from the coding sequence ATGAGGGAGGACGCGTCGGGCGCGGTACTGAAACGGGAGCGGGTCCGCGACTTCGTCCTCGACCTCGTCGAGTCCCGCAGCCCCGGTGACGCCATCCCCTCCGAGCGCTCCCTGTGCGCCCGGCTGGGCGTGTCCCGCCCGACCCTGCGTGCGGCGGTCGACGAACTCGTGGCCGCGGGCCTCCTGGTGCGGGAACACGGCCGGGGCATGTTCGTCGCACCGGAGAAGATCACCCAGGAACTCGTCTCCGGGCGGCAGACCATGACGGCACCTCAGGCCTCCGGTGCCTGGTCGAGCCGCCTGCTGGAGTTCACCACCTTCGCGGCCGGCGCACGCGTGGGCCGCAGACTGCGGATGTCGCCCGCCGCCGAGATCGTGTACGTGGCACGGCTGCGCCTGGTCGACGGCGCCCCGATGGCCATCGAGCATCTGCACATCAGGGCCGACCTGGTCCCCACCCTGTCCGCGCGGGAACTGGAAGCGGGCGACCTGTACGAGCACCTGCGCGAACAGCACGGCGTCCATGTCCAGGAGGCCGTGCAGGCCATCGAGCCGACCGTCGTCACCCGCGCCGAGGCCGAACTGCTCGACGTTCCCGAACTGTCCCCGGCGCTCCTCTTCGAACGGCTCACCTCGGACACCACCGGCCGGCCCGTCGAATACGTCCACTCGATCTACCGCGGCGACCGCTACCGCATCGTCTCCCGCCTCACCCTCGATCCCTCCGCCACCGAACCAGCGACCCGCCTCGGCCATCACCCGGGCATCCCGCCGGGCGACTTCGCCCACCGCGAGACCATCGCGTCCTCCACGCGGGGGGACATCCAGGCGGGCCAGTGA
- a CDS encoding TerD family protein, which produces MITLTKEDGPADLDGVTHLSIGVSWDPTVGSSGGLIGKLRQKTGTDLDLIAIAMQGSDPVRLAGLDSLDPLGNGSLVHTGDNQTGKGAGDDETVTVEFARVPGNITSIVFVAAAYKKSSSFQKARNISFKVYDASGGSTQQVADIWPSLLSNDNGCAVAKAIRVGGAWKLQVINETGKIKQGDEQALMRFAASK; this is translated from the coding sequence ATGATCACGCTTACGAAGGAAGACGGCCCGGCGGATCTCGACGGAGTGACCCATCTGTCGATCGGGGTCTCCTGGGACCCCACCGTCGGCAGCAGCGGCGGACTGATCGGCAAGCTGCGCCAGAAGACCGGCACGGACCTCGACCTGATCGCCATCGCCATGCAGGGCTCGGACCCGGTCCGACTGGCGGGTCTCGACTCCCTGGACCCGCTGGGCAACGGCTCGTTGGTGCACACCGGCGACAACCAGACCGGCAAGGGCGCCGGTGACGACGAGACGGTGACCGTCGAGTTCGCCCGTGTCCCTGGGAACATCACCTCGATCGTCTTCGTCGCCGCCGCCTACAAGAAGAGCAGCTCCTTCCAGAAGGCGCGCAACATCAGCTTCAAGGTGTACGACGCCAGCGGTGGCAGCACGCAGCAGGTGGCGGACATCTGGCCGAGCCTCCTCAGCAACGACAACGGCTGCGCCGTCGCCAAGGCGATCCGGGTCGGCGGGGCCTGGAAGCTGCAGGTCATCAACGAGACAGGGAAGATCAAGCAGGGCGACGAGCAGGCCCTGATGCGCTTCGCCGCGAGCAAGTAG
- a CDS encoding TetR/AcrR family transcriptional regulator C-terminal domain-containing protein, with product MTNRQASEGRAPRLDPAAVIRAALELLDEKGLDALSTRAVADRLGVRMNTVLWHVKTKARMLELMADAVVGEAPLDGLPADWEEGVRELARRYRRALLAHRDGAALVVGTYAAEPHTLAFADALVAALLDGGLDERDAAWTTWTIIYLALGLTQEEQAAPQNPLKDTVAETVSRTTHPALYRVLHHLDARSFDERFEFGLSAVIGRAADLSS from the coding sequence ATGACCAATAGGCAAGCGAGTGAGGGCCGCGCCCCCCGGCTGGACCCCGCAGCGGTGATCCGGGCCGCGCTGGAACTGCTGGACGAGAAGGGCCTGGACGCCCTGTCCACCCGGGCGGTCGCCGACCGGCTCGGCGTGCGGATGAACACCGTGCTGTGGCATGTGAAGACCAAGGCCCGGATGCTGGAGCTGATGGCGGACGCCGTCGTCGGCGAAGCCCCCCTCGACGGGCTTCCGGCCGACTGGGAAGAAGGGGTGCGCGAACTCGCCCGCCGCTACCGCCGCGCGCTGCTCGCCCACCGCGACGGCGCCGCACTCGTGGTCGGCACGTACGCCGCCGAACCGCACACCCTGGCCTTCGCCGACGCGCTGGTGGCCGCGCTCCTGGACGGCGGTCTCGACGAGCGGGACGCCGCCTGGACCACGTGGACGATCATCTACCTCGCCCTCGGCCTGACCCAGGAGGAACAGGCCGCGCCGCAGAACCCCTTGAAGGACACGGTGGCGGAGACGGTGTCCAGGACCACCCACCCCGCCCTGTACCGCGTCCTGCACCACCTCGACGCGCGGTCGTTCGACGAGCGCTTCGAGTTCGGACTGTCCGCGGTGATCGGCCGAGCGGCAGACCTGTCCTCATGA
- a CDS encoding excinuclease ABC subunit UvrA, with translation MRMAPRTDTRSSAPHAADSHDLIRVHGARENNLKDVSIEIPKRRLTVFTGVSGSGKSSLVFNTIAAESQRMINETYSAFVQGFMPTLARPEVDVLDGLTTVITVDQQRMGSDPRSTVGTATDANAMLRILFSRLGTPHIGPPSAYSFNTASVRASGAITVERGAKKTVKATFNRTGGMCTRCEGRGSVSDIDLSQLYDDSKSLSEGAFTIPGWKSDSQWTVQVYAQSGFVDPDKPIREYTAKELRAFLHGEPVKVKVNGVNLTYEGLIPKIQKSFLSKDKESMQPHIRAFVERAVTFATCPECDGTRLSEGARSSKIGKVSIADACAMEIRDLAVWVRGLDEPSVAPLLAALRQTLDSFVEIGLGYLSLDRPAGTLSGGEAQRVKMIRHLGSSLTDITYVFDEPTIGLHPHDIQRMNELLLRLRDKGNTVLVVEHKPQTIAIADHVVDLGPGAGTEGGTVCFEGTVEGLRASDTVTGRHLDDRAALKKTPREHTGSLQIRGATAHNLRGVDVDIPLGVLTVVTGVAGSGKSSLVHGSIHDDEGVVSIDQGAIRGSRRSNPATYTGMLDPIRKAFAKANDVKPALFSANSEGACPTCNGVGVVYTDLAMMAGVATPCEECEGRRFQAAVLKYHLGGRDISEVLAMSVTDAVAFFGAGEASVPAAHRVLQRLADVGLGYLSLGQPLTTLSGGERQRLKLATHMGDKGGVYVLDEPTTGLHLADVEQLLGLLDRLVDAGKSVIVVEHHQAVMAHADWIIDLGPGAGHDGGRIVFEGTPADLVAARSTLTGEHLAAYVGD, from the coding sequence ATGCGCATGGCCCCCAGGACGGACACGCGGTCGTCCGCGCCGCACGCTGCCGACAGTCATGACCTGATCCGCGTGCACGGCGCGCGCGAGAACAACCTCAAAGACGTCAGCATCGAGATCCCCAAGCGCCGCCTGACCGTGTTCACCGGTGTCTCCGGCTCGGGCAAGAGCTCGCTGGTGTTCAACACGATCGCCGCCGAGTCGCAGCGGATGATCAACGAGACGTACAGCGCCTTCGTCCAGGGCTTCATGCCCACCCTGGCCCGCCCCGAGGTCGACGTCCTCGACGGGCTGACCACCGTGATCACCGTCGACCAGCAGCGGATGGGCTCCGACCCGCGCTCCACCGTGGGCACCGCCACCGATGCCAACGCGATGCTGCGCATTCTCTTCAGCCGCCTCGGCACACCGCACATCGGCCCGCCCAGCGCGTACTCCTTCAACACCGCCTCGGTCCGGGCCAGCGGTGCGATCACCGTGGAGCGCGGCGCCAAGAAGACGGTCAAGGCGACCTTCAACCGCACCGGCGGCATGTGCACGCGCTGCGAGGGCCGGGGCTCGGTCTCCGACATCGACCTGAGCCAGCTCTACGACGACTCCAAGTCACTCTCCGAGGGCGCCTTCACCATCCCCGGCTGGAAGTCGGACAGCCAGTGGACCGTGCAGGTCTACGCCCAGTCCGGCTTCGTCGACCCGGACAAGCCGATCCGCGAGTACACCGCGAAGGAGTTGCGGGCCTTCCTCCACGGCGAGCCGGTCAAGGTCAAGGTCAACGGCGTCAACCTCACCTACGAGGGGTTGATCCCGAAGATCCAGAAGTCGTTCCTGTCCAAGGACAAGGAGTCGATGCAGCCGCACATCCGGGCGTTCGTGGAGCGGGCGGTCACCTTCGCCACCTGCCCCGAGTGCGACGGCACCCGGCTCAGCGAGGGTGCCCGCTCGTCGAAGATCGGCAAGGTCTCCATCGCCGACGCCTGCGCGATGGAGATCCGTGACCTGGCCGTATGGGTCCGCGGCCTCGACGAGCCGTCGGTGGCACCACTGCTCGCCGCGCTGCGGCAGACCCTCGACTCGTTCGTGGAGATCGGCCTCGGCTATCTCTCGCTCGACCGGCCCGCGGGCACGCTGTCGGGCGGCGAGGCCCAGCGCGTCAAGATGATCCGCCACCTCGGCTCCTCGCTCACCGACATCACCTACGTCTTCGACGAGCCCACCATCGGCCTGCACCCCCATGACATCCAGCGGATGAACGAGCTCCTGCTGAGGCTGCGGGACAAGGGCAACACCGTGCTCGTCGTGGAGCACAAGCCGCAGACGATCGCGATCGCCGACCACGTCGTCGACCTCGGCCCCGGCGCGGGTACGGAGGGCGGCACCGTCTGCTTCGAGGGCACCGTGGAGGGGCTGCGGGCCAGTGACACCGTCACCGGCCGCCACCTCGACGACCGGGCCGCCCTCAAGAAGACACCACGCGAGCACACCGGCTCGCTGCAGATCCGCGGCGCGACAGCGCACAACCTGCGGGGCGTCGACGTCGACATCCCCCTCGGGGTGCTCACCGTCGTCACCGGTGTCGCCGGCTCGGGGAAGAGCTCGCTCGTGCACGGGTCGATCCACGACGACGAGGGTGTGGTGTCGATCGACCAGGGCGCCATCCGCGGCTCCAGGCGCAGCAACCCGGCGACGTACACCGGCATGCTCGACCCGATCCGCAAGGCGTTCGCCAAGGCCAACGACGTGAAGCCCGCGCTGTTCAGCGCCAACTCCGAGGGCGCCTGCCCCACCTGCAACGGCGTGGGCGTCGTCTACACCGACCTGGCGATGATGGCCGGTGTCGCCACTCCCTGCGAGGAGTGCGAGGGCCGGCGGTTCCAGGCCGCGGTCCTGAAGTACCACCTCGGCGGCCGTGACATCAGCGAGGTGCTCGCGATGTCGGTGACCGACGCCGTGGCGTTCTTCGGGGCGGGCGAGGCGAGCGTCCCGGCCGCGCACCGCGTCCTGCAACGCCTCGCCGACGTCGGGCTCGGCTACCTCAGCCTCGGCCAGCCGCTCACCACGCTCTCCGGCGGCGAGCGCCAGCGGCTCAAGCTGGCCACCCACATGGGCGACAAGGGCGGTGTGTACGTCCTGGACGAGCCGACCACCGGCCTCCACCTCGCCGATGTCGAGCAGCTGCTCGGCCTGCTCGACCGGCTCGTCGACGCCGGCAAGTCGGTCATCGTCGTCGAGCACCACCAGGCGGTCATGGCGCACGCCGACTGGATCATCGACCTCGGCCCCGGCGCCGGTCACGACGGCGGCCGGATCGTCTTCGAGGGCACCCCGGCCGACCTGGTCGCCGCCCGCTCCACCCTGACGGGCGAACACCTCGCGGCGTACGTGGGCGACTGA
- a CDS encoding MFS transporter, producing MTVDVLRRPASAERRARAAVAVLFFTNGALFANLLPRYPQIKADLGIGNAAYGLAVAAFPAGAIAAGLAAGVVIRRMGSARAAVAGTLLTGAGILVAGLADSVLLFAAALFLAGAMDAVTDVAQNAHGLRVQRRYGRSIINSFHAIWSIGAVTGGAMAAAAIALGLSRGQHLAISGVVFAVAACVALRFCLPGPETEREPETEPEPETEIGSMPGSAAESGPGGGGGRQAGRPTAGRRTAYVLGALVLIATAGTLVEDAGSSWAALYLSGSLSASVTLAASGYIALVGAQFVGRIIGDRLVDRFGQRTVARAGGAVVVVGMGLALAAPTVPGTILGFAAAGFGVATLVPAAMHEADELPGLKPGSGLAIVSWLMRLGFLVSPPVVGLVADAASLRAGLLVVPLAGLLVLLLAGVLQPGRR from the coding sequence ATGACTGTTGACGTACTGCGCCGGCCCGCGTCGGCCGAACGGCGGGCCCGGGCGGCCGTCGCCGTGCTGTTCTTCACCAACGGAGCCCTGTTCGCCAACCTCCTGCCGAGGTATCCGCAGATCAAGGCGGATCTCGGCATAGGGAACGCGGCCTACGGCCTGGCCGTCGCCGCGTTCCCGGCCGGTGCCATCGCGGCCGGTCTCGCGGCGGGAGTGGTGATCCGCCGGATGGGCTCGGCGCGGGCGGCGGTGGCCGGTACCCTGCTGACCGGCGCGGGCATCCTCGTCGCGGGTCTGGCCGACTCGGTGCTGCTGTTCGCGGCGGCGCTGTTCCTGGCCGGGGCGATGGACGCGGTCACCGATGTGGCGCAGAACGCCCACGGACTGCGCGTGCAGCGACGCTACGGACGTTCCATCATCAACTCCTTCCACGCGATCTGGTCCATCGGCGCCGTCACCGGCGGAGCCATGGCCGCCGCGGCGATCGCGCTCGGCCTCTCACGCGGGCAGCACCTGGCGATCTCGGGTGTGGTGTTCGCAGTGGCCGCGTGCGTCGCCCTGCGGTTCTGCCTGCCCGGCCCCGAGACGGAGCGCGAGCCTGAGACAGAGCCCGAGCCCGAGACCGAGATCGGGTCGATGCCCGGTTCGGCCGCCGAGTCCGGTCCCGGCGGCGGAGGCGGACGGCAGGCGGGGCGTCCGACGGCCGGCCGGCGTACCGCGTACGTGCTGGGCGCCCTGGTGCTCATCGCCACGGCCGGGACACTCGTCGAGGACGCGGGCAGTTCCTGGGCCGCGCTCTATCTCTCCGGCTCGCTGTCCGCGTCGGTGACGCTGGCCGCCTCCGGCTACATCGCGCTGGTCGGGGCCCAGTTCGTCGGCCGCATCATTGGTGACCGCCTCGTCGACCGGTTCGGCCAGCGCACGGTGGCCCGCGCCGGCGGCGCCGTCGTCGTGGTCGGTATGGGCCTGGCGCTGGCCGCGCCCACGGTGCCCGGCACGATTCTCGGGTTCGCCGCGGCAGGGTTCGGTGTGGCGACGCTGGTCCCCGCGGCCATGCACGAGGCCGACGAACTGCCCGGCCTCAAACCGGGCTCGGGACTGGCCATCGTCTCCTGGCTCATGCGCCTCGGGTTCCTGGTCTCCCCGCCCGTCGTAGGACTGGTCGCCGACGCGGCGAGCCTGCGGGCGGGCCTGCTCGTGGTGCCCCTGGCCGGCCTGCTGGTGCTCCTGCTCGCCGGAGTGCTGCAGCCCGGACGCCGGTAG
- a CDS encoding TetR/AcrR family transcriptional regulator, whose product MATGHTDPRRRERIIGATLDLIAEEGIASVSHRKIAARAGVPLGSMTYHFSGMDELLREAFTRFADHIVAVFDAHLAAPADRDQARQAVADLVHVLSEGSQRDLVLTQELYTLAARRPVYRELTHEWMGRSRTHLEKHFDPDTARQLDALIEGLTLHRALDNEPHDRALTLEAITRITTPRT is encoded by the coding sequence ATGGCCACCGGACACACCGACCCGCGGCGCCGCGAACGCATCATCGGCGCGACCCTCGATCTCATCGCCGAGGAGGGGATCGCCAGCGTCTCCCACCGGAAGATCGCCGCGCGCGCGGGTGTCCCGCTGGGGTCGATGACCTACCACTTCAGCGGTATGGACGAGCTGCTCCGAGAGGCGTTCACCCGCTTCGCCGACCACATCGTCGCCGTCTTCGACGCCCACCTCGCCGCTCCGGCCGACCGTGACCAGGCCCGGCAGGCGGTGGCGGACCTGGTGCACGTCCTGTCGGAGGGCAGCCAGCGCGACCTCGTACTCACCCAGGAGCTGTACACCCTCGCCGCGCGCCGGCCGGTCTACCGGGAACTCACCCATGAGTGGATGGGCCGCAGCCGCACCCATCTGGAGAAGCACTTCGACCCGGACACGGCACGGCAACTCGACGCCCTCATCGAGGGTCTCACCCTGCACCGGGCTCTGGACAACGAACCCCACGACCGTGCCCTCACACTTGAGGCGATCACCCGCATCACCACCCCGCGCACGTAG
- a CDS encoding sugar O-acetyltransferase, protein MPTDYFAHDPRTNLERMAAGDHYIADDPEIVRRYERAVRLAARYQAAYVEDTEAARPILAELLGSLGPDAHVRPPLYVDYGSNITIGARTFVNYNLTALDVAAVTIGEDCQIGPNVQLLTPTHPLEPQPRRDKLEAAEPITIGDNVWLGGGAIVLPGVTVGDNSVIGAGAVVTKDVPANVVAVGNPARPVRTL, encoded by the coding sequence ATGCCGACGGACTACTTCGCCCATGATCCCCGCACGAATCTCGAACGCATGGCGGCGGGCGACCACTACATCGCCGACGACCCGGAGATCGTCCGCCGCTACGAGCGTGCCGTGCGGCTGGCCGCCCGCTATCAGGCCGCCTACGTCGAGGACACCGAGGCGGCCCGCCCGATCCTCGCCGAACTGCTCGGCTCCCTGGGACCCGACGCACATGTGCGGCCACCGCTGTACGTCGACTACGGCAGCAACATCACGATCGGCGCGCGCACCTTCGTCAACTACAACCTCACCGCCCTGGACGTCGCGGCGGTCACCATCGGCGAGGACTGCCAGATCGGTCCGAACGTGCAACTGCTCACCCCCACCCACCCCTTGGAGCCGCAGCCCCGGCGCGACAAGCTGGAAGCCGCCGAGCCGATCACCATCGGGGACAACGTGTGGCTGGGGGGAGGCGCCATCGTGCTGCCGGGTGTCACTGTCGGAGACAACTCCGTCATCGGTGCCGGCGCGGTGGTGACCAAGGACGTGCCCGCCAACGTGGTCGCCGTCGGCAACCCCGCCCGCCCGGTCCGCACCCTCTGA